From a region of the Bacteroidales bacterium genome:
- a CDS encoding T9SS type A sorting domain-containing protein — protein sequence MKIYIFLVLQLIAIISFCQYPTWIIYDTSNSGLPSNMVRVIETDNNQNKWIGTYSGGLVKFDGSSWTAYNATNSGLPNNNVITIAIDSSQNKWIGTMGGVAKFDGNDWIIFDTGNSDIPHDYIYSIFIDNYQNKWIGTFNGLAKFDDVNWTVYKTSNSNIPVNDIREITADSFENLWIGTYGGGIAKYNDTSWVSYNSSNSGIPCNIVYNIAIDADQNKWIGTAASGCGLVKFDDANWFVFDTTSSGIPENNIGQIAIDSNNDKWICTVGGGISKFNDFEWTTLDTVNSDLPSNIVWAVKIDAYDNKWIGTAEGLAVYNEFGIVGINCEASIATLEPIIFPNPATDRLTISFKRDESSEVKISIFNLTGHQIEQYNTRGASSIIDVSSFAKGIYLLMIQSENRIFKRKLVIQ from the coding sequence ATGAAAATATATATTTTTCTTGTTTTGCAGTTAATTGCAATCATTTCCTTTTGTCAATATCCAACTTGGATTATATATGACACATCAAACTCCGGGTTACCAAGTAATATGGTTAGGGTGATTGAAACCGACAACAATCAAAATAAGTGGATTGGAACGTATTCTGGTGGATTGGTAAAATTTGATGGGAGCTCCTGGACTGCTTATAACGCGACAAACTCAGGATTACCAAATAACAATGTGATTACAATAGCAATCGATAGTTCTCAAAACAAATGGATTGGAACTATGGGTGGTGTTGCAAAATTCGATGGCAATGATTGGATAATCTTTGACACAGGTAATTCTGATATTCCTCACGATTACATTTATAGTATTTTCATCGATAATTATCAAAATAAATGGATTGGAACATTTAATGGTCTTGCAAAATTTGACGACGTCAACTGGACTGTTTATAAGACCTCGAACTCAAACATCCCTGTTAACGATATTCGGGAGATCACTGCAGATAGTTTTGAAAACCTGTGGATTGGTACTTATGGTGGTGGAATAGCAAAATATAATGATACAAGTTGGGTATCATATAATTCTTCAAATTCTGGAATTCCTTGCAATATTGTTTATAATATTGCAATTGACGCTGACCAAAATAAATGGATAGGAACTGCTGCATCTGGGTGTGGACTTGTGAAATTCGATGATGCAAACTGGTTTGTTTTTGATACCACTAGCTCGGGCATTCCTGAAAACAATATTGGACAGATCGCTATTGATAGCAATAATGACAAATGGATTTGTACAGTTGGAGGTGGAATCTCAAAATTTAATGATTTTGAATGGACTACTTTGGATACTGTTAATTCAGATTTGCCCTCCAACATAGTCTGGGCTGTAAAAATAGATGCGTATGACAATAAGTGGATTGGCACAGCAGAAGGATTAGCAGTGTATAACGAATTTGGAATTGTTGGTATTAATTGTGAAGCTTCCATTGCGACATTAGAACCAATTATCTTCCCAAACCCAGCAACTGACAGGCTGACAATAAGTTTTAAAAGAGATGAGTCAAGCGAAGTTAAAATCTCGATTTTTAATTTAACTGGTCATCAAATTGAACAATACAACACTCGTGGAGCTTCATCAATTATTGATGTTAGTAGCTTTGCGAAGGGAATTTATTTATTAATGATTCAATCTGAAAATAGAATTTTTAAAAGAAAATTAGTAATCCAATGA